Proteins from a genomic interval of Chryseobacterium indologenes:
- a CDS encoding metallophosphoesterase yields MQKNLLIIAGIFLFLEIYIYQAVRTLTDNFWLRTGYWAVSLVIYGIFAYEVTHYQRSDRSMIRAQIMISLFLVFILPKIFVVLFLLIDDIFRIGSYAIGFTQSADNFFPERRKFLSLAGLGMGGVLSLLFIDGITFGKYRHKVRRIKVKLANLPKSFKGYKIIQISDVHSGSFSDPGKLQHAIDLINEQNPDLVLFTGDMVNNVADEFKPFISLFSKIKAKDGKFAVLGNHDYGDYVTWTSLDAKKQNLDTLIDYEKQAGFDMLRNEHRVIEKNGEKLYILGVENWGLKPFPQFGKIDDALKGIPESATKILMSHDPTHFDYVVKKHPGNIHLTLSGHTHGMQFGLDLKNIKWSPVQYRYPKWADLYESEGKMLYVNRGFGVLGYPGRVGVLPEITLFELN; encoded by the coding sequence ATGCAAAAGAATCTTTTAATCATTGCCGGAATCTTCCTGTTTTTGGAGATTTATATTTATCAGGCCGTAAGAACACTGACCGATAATTTCTGGCTGAGAACCGGCTACTGGGCAGTATCTCTGGTTATCTACGGAATTTTCGCCTACGAGGTAACCCATTATCAAAGGTCGGACCGCAGTATGATAAGAGCACAGATCATGATTTCACTGTTCCTGGTATTTATCCTTCCTAAAATCTTTGTCGTTTTATTTTTACTGATAGATGATATTTTCAGAATCGGAAGTTATGCTATCGGATTTACCCAGTCTGCAGACAATTTCTTTCCCGAGAGAAGAAAATTCCTGAGCCTTGCGGGACTGGGAATGGGCGGAGTGCTTTCTTTGTTGTTTATTGACGGAATAACGTTCGGGAAATACCGTCATAAAGTAAGAAGAATCAAAGTAAAGCTGGCGAATCTTCCCAAAAGCTTTAAAGGTTACAAAATCATCCAGATCTCCGATGTGCATAGCGGAAGCTTTTCAGACCCGGGGAAACTGCAACATGCTATTGATCTGATCAATGAGCAGAATCCGGATCTTGTTTTATTTACCGGAGATATGGTAAATAATGTAGCGGACGAATTCAAACCTTTTATTTCTCTGTTTTCGAAGATTAAAGCGAAAGACGGCAAGTTTGCGGTCCTTGGAAACCATGATTACGGAGATTATGTAACCTGGACTTCCCTTGATGCTAAAAAACAGAATCTGGACACCCTTATCGACTATGAAAAGCAAGCCGGCTTTGATATGCTGAGAAATGAGCACCGTGTCATTGAGAAAAACGGCGAAAAACTATACATCCTGGGGGTTGAAAACTGGGGACTGAAACCGTTTCCTCAATTTGGGAAGATCGATGATGCTTTGAAGGGGATTCCTGAATCTGCAACCAAGATCTTGATGAGCCACGACCCTACTCATTTTGATTATGTTGTAAAAAAACATCCGGGAAACATTCACCTGACACTTTCGGGACATACTCATGGGATGCAGTTTGGCCTGGACCTTAAAAATATAAAATGGTCGCCGGTTCAATACCGCTATCCAAAGTGGGCTGATTTATACGAAAGTGAGGGAAAGATGCTGTATGTCAACCGAGGTTTCGGGGTACTGGGATATCCTGGAAGAGTGGGCGTATTGCCGGAAATTACCCTTTTTGAACTGAATTAG
- a CDS encoding ketoacyl-ACP synthase III, which translates to MPNTIIIGSGSYIPNRVIGRDYFMNSEFYTEDGVKIEKPVEETIAKFVEITEIENRRFIEDDLSNSQIGYEAAKIALEDAKVDGEELDYIIYASNFGEVTENGYADFMPTMAARVKNKLGIKNRKCVTYDMLFGCPGWVEAMILADNLIKANVAKTILVVGGETLSRVTDPHDRNRMIFADGAGAVVVKATDDENVGIIAHNTICDNGPELNYLENAPSINKEVDQKRLYVRMLGRKIYEYALKNVPVAIKETITDAGLSIEDIDKILIHQANAKMDYAMIERLHRLYDIKEYDHAISPMTIQDLGNTSVATIPTMYDLIIKGKMAGQSFKDNGNIVMTSVGAGMNINALVYRFPKK; encoded by the coding sequence ATGCCGAATACGATCATTATTGGCTCTGGATCTTACATTCCGAACAGAGTTATTGGTAGAGATTACTTCATGAATTCCGAGTTCTATACTGAAGACGGAGTAAAGATTGAAAAGCCTGTGGAAGAGACCATTGCGAAGTTTGTAGAAATTACAGAAATCGAAAACAGGAGATTCATTGAGGATGATCTTTCCAACTCACAAATCGGATATGAAGCCGCTAAAATTGCCCTTGAGGATGCAAAAGTAGACGGCGAAGAACTGGATTATATTATTTACGCAAGTAATTTCGGGGAAGTTACTGAGAACGGATATGCTGATTTCATGCCTACAATGGCTGCAAGAGTAAAGAATAAGCTGGGTATTAAAAACAGAAAATGTGTAACGTATGATATGCTTTTCGGATGTCCGGGATGGGTAGAAGCTATGATTTTAGCAGACAACCTGATTAAAGCTAACGTAGCAAAAACAATTCTGGTTGTTGGAGGTGAAACATTAAGCCGTGTAACAGATCCACATGACAGAAACAGAATGATCTTTGCTGACGGTGCGGGAGCTGTAGTCGTAAAAGCCACTGACGATGAAAATGTTGGAATCATTGCTCACAATACAATCTGTGACAATGGCCCTGAATTAAATTACCTTGAGAATGCTCCGTCTATCAATAAAGAAGTTGACCAAAAGCGCCTTTACGTAAGAATGCTGGGAAGAAAAATTTATGAGTACGCTCTTAAAAACGTTCCCGTTGCCATCAAGGAAACGATCACAGATGCAGGACTATCCATTGAAGATATTGACAAAATCCTGATCCACCAGGCTAATGCGAAGATGGATTATGCCATGATTGAAAGGCTTCACAGACTTTATGATATCAAAGAGTATGATCATGCGATCTCTCCAATGACTATTCAGGACTTAGGGAACACCTCTGTTGCAACCATTCCTACGATGTATGATTTAATAATTAAAGGAAAAATGGCTGGTCAATCGTTTAAAGATAACGGGAACATTGTGATGACTTCGGTAGGTGCCGGAATGAACATCAATGCTCTTGTTTACAGATTTCCTAAAAAATAG
- the ubiE gene encoding bifunctional demethylmenaquinone methyltransferase/2-methoxy-6-polyprenyl-1,4-benzoquinol methylase UbiE has protein sequence MFDNIAPKYDLLNHVLSMKIDVLWRNKLVKWMKNDNPQEVLDVATGTGDLAITIEKGTGSKVVGLDLSQQMLNVGVIKIKKLKLDGKISMQKGDAENLPFEDNRFDAVSVAFGVRNFENLTKGLAELRRVVKDNKSVYILEFSKVEGFMGPLYMFYFKNILPAIGRLVSKDNRAYTYLPDSVNAFPFGEKMKQILLDTGFKKVEYKKLSLGIATIYKATK, from the coding sequence ATGTTCGACAATATTGCGCCGAAGTATGACCTTCTGAACCATGTTTTATCCATGAAAATTGATGTTTTATGGAGAAATAAACTGGTAAAATGGATGAAAAATGATAACCCGCAGGAAGTGCTGGATGTGGCTACTGGAACGGGAGATCTGGCAATTACGATCGAAAAAGGAACCGGTTCCAAAGTAGTTGGTTTAGATTTATCACAACAAATGCTCAATGTTGGCGTTATTAAAATAAAAAAACTTAAATTAGACGGCAAAATTTCCATGCAAAAAGGAGATGCAGAAAATTTACCTTTCGAGGACAATAGATTCGATGCCGTTTCCGTTGCATTTGGAGTAAGGAATTTTGAAAACCTTACCAAAGGTTTGGCAGAGTTAAGAAGAGTAGTTAAAGATAACAAGAGTGTTTATATACTGGAGTTTTCAAAGGTTGAGGGTTTCATGGGGCCATTGTATATGTTTTATTTCAAAAATATATTGCCTGCCATTGGCAGATTGGTTTCTAAAGATAATAGGGCGTATACATACCTTCCGGATTCTGTAAATGCTTTTCCTTTCGGGGAAAAGATGAAGCAAATTCTTTTAGATACGGGATTTAAGAAAGTAGAATATAAAAAATTAAGTTTAGGTATAGCCACAATTTACAAAGCAACAAAGTAA
- a CDS encoding PorT family protein gives MNKFLLKALVLTSVNVAVFANAQFRTRNRMDKLEDFDEQKFSWGFYLNGNRLDYRIVLHPRYGMNENQNLVTSKESYSFGAGLIAKWRLNDYLDVRLEPGLQFAQRQLTFNTQSNDIYAGGSLTNPPFMPIPLQEKDKVREIKSTLVDIPVMLELHGQRWYNSRPYVAAGVNYIVNLQSNASSTDDNMQGIFRSTTHNFAWSAEMGIQFYFNKFKLTPGIRGTFFMNNEKVADNATTPPYWASAVSTLQTRAIMFVLKFE, from the coding sequence ATGAATAAATTTCTATTAAAAGCACTGGTTTTGACCTCAGTAAATGTTGCCGTTTTTGCAAACGCGCAATTTAGAACCCGAAACAGAATGGATAAGTTGGAAGATTTCGACGAACAAAAATTCAGCTGGGGGTTTTATCTGAACGGGAACAGACTAGACTACCGCATTGTACTGCACCCTAGGTACGGTATGAATGAAAATCAGAATCTTGTTACCTCTAAAGAAAGTTACAGTTTCGGTGCCGGTCTTATCGCAAAATGGAGACTGAACGACTATCTTGATGTAAGATTAGAACCTGGTTTACAGTTTGCTCAAAGACAGTTGACTTTTAATACGCAATCAAATGACATCTATGCCGGCGGATCTTTAACCAATCCTCCTTTCATGCCGATCCCTTTACAGGAAAAAGATAAAGTAAGAGAAATCAAATCTACCCTGGTAGATATTCCTGTAATGCTGGAACTTCATGGGCAGAGATGGTACAATTCAAGGCCTTATGTTGCTGCAGGGGTAAACTATATTGTGAACCTGCAGTCTAATGCATCTTCTACCGATGATAATATGCAGGGCATTTTCAGATCCACCACGCACAATTTTGCATGGTCTGCGGAAATGGGAATTCAGTTTTATTTCAATAAATTTAAACTGACTCCGGGAATCAGAGGAACGTTCTTTATGAACAACGAAAAAGTAGCGGATAATGCCACTACACCTCCGTACTGGGCTTCTGCGGTGTCTACATTACAGACAAGAGCTATCATGTTTGTCCTTAAATTTGAATAA
- a CDS encoding cell division protein ZapA: MEVRRITVNIAGRVYPLNVPAAEEETLRKVGKQIENMIKDFEQNFDVRDKQDALAMCALKLGTNAEVVSLNYEKNINSTNDRLTQINQSLNEIGK, encoded by the coding sequence ATGGAGGTAAGGAGAATAACCGTAAACATTGCAGGAAGGGTATATCCGCTGAACGTACCGGCAGCAGAGGAAGAGACTTTGCGTAAAGTCGGGAAGCAGATCGAAAATATGATTAAAGATTTTGAACAAAACTTCGATGTAAGAGATAAACAGGATGCTTTGGCGATGTGTGCCCTGAAACTGGGAACCAATGCTGAAGTAGTATCTCTTAATTACGAAAAAAATATTAATTCTACCAACGACAGATTAACCCAAATTAATCAGTCATTGAATGAAATCGGGAAATAG
- the rny gene encoding ribonuclease Y: protein MIEVIVGVICLVIGAVIGIFFSKSSLNTKAKFIIDDAKKNAENLIEKANVQAESIKKEKNLQAKEKFLELKSQHDADIQSREKKMQEVEKRTKDKEHKLNDELSKVGKLEKDLDKQIADYSKKNEILERKQQELDTATAKKVEILEKISNYTAEEAKAELVETMKAEAKTRAQAHVQGIMEEAQLNAKNEARKIVIQTIQRIGTEQAIENSVSVFNIESDEVKGRIIGREGRNIRALEAVTGVEIIVDDTPEAILLSCFDPVRREIARLSLHRLVTDGRIHPARIEEVVEKTRKQIEEEIIEVGKRTIIDLGIHGLHPELIKIVGRMKYRSSYGQNLLQHSREVANIAATMAAELGLNVKLAKRAGLLHDIGKVPEQESELPHALLGMQWAEKYGENAEVVNAIGAHHDEIEMKSLLSPIIQVADAISGARPGARRQVLESYIQRLKDLESAALSFDGVSSAYAIQAGRELRVMVESGKVNDEVASQLSYDISEKIQNELTYPGQVKVTVIRETRAVNIAR, encoded by the coding sequence ATGATAGAAGTTATAGTCGGCGTTATTTGTTTAGTTATTGGGGCCGTAATAGGGATATTTTTCTCTAAAAGCTCGCTCAATACGAAAGCAAAGTTTATCATAGACGATGCAAAGAAAAATGCCGAAAACCTTATAGAAAAAGCAAACGTACAGGCTGAATCCATAAAGAAAGAAAAGAACCTTCAGGCCAAAGAAAAATTCCTGGAACTGAAATCTCAGCATGATGCTGATATCCAGTCTCGTGAAAAGAAAATGCAGGAGGTTGAGAAAAGAACGAAGGATAAGGAACATAAGCTTAACGATGAGCTTAGTAAAGTAGGAAAGCTTGAAAAGGATTTAGACAAACAGATTGCAGATTATTCTAAGAAAAACGAAATTCTTGAAAGAAAACAACAGGAATTAGATACCGCAACTGCTAAGAAAGTAGAAATACTGGAAAAAATCTCTAATTACACTGCTGAAGAAGCTAAAGCGGAATTGGTGGAAACCATGAAGGCTGAAGCAAAAACAAGAGCTCAGGCACACGTTCAGGGAATCATGGAAGAGGCTCAGCTGAATGCTAAAAATGAAGCCAGAAAAATTGTTATCCAGACCATTCAGAGAATCGGAACTGAGCAGGCCATCGAAAACTCGGTATCTGTTTTCAATATCGAATCTGATGAAGTAAAAGGTAGAATTATCGGTAGAGAAGGTAGAAACATCCGTGCTTTAGAAGCGGTAACAGGAGTTGAGATCATTGTTGACGATACTCCGGAGGCCATTCTCTTGTCTTGTTTCGATCCTGTAAGAAGAGAGATTGCAAGACTATCTCTTCACAGATTGGTTACAGACGGTAGAATTCACCCGGCAAGAATCGAAGAGGTGGTGGAGAAAACAAGAAAACAAATCGAAGAAGAAATCATTGAAGTAGGAAAGAGAACCATCATTGATTTGGGAATCCACGGATTGCACCCTGAACTGATCAAAATTGTCGGAAGAATGAAGTATCGTTCTTCATACGGACAAAACTTACTGCAGCACTCAAGAGAAGTCGCCAATATCGCTGCAACCATGGCTGCTGAATTAGGATTGAACGTAAAATTGGCAAAAAGAGCAGGTCTTTTACACGATATCGGGAAAGTTCCTGAGCAGGAATCTGAACTACCTCACGCGCTGTTAGGAATGCAATGGGCTGAGAAATATGGTGAAAATGCAGAAGTAGTGAACGCCATCGGAGCTCACCACGATGAGATCGAAATGAAATCATTATTATCACCAATCATCCAGGTTGCTGATGCTATTTCCGGAGCAAGACCGGGAGCAAGACGACAAGTCTTGGAATCTTATATCCAAAGACTGAAAGACCTTGAATCTGCCGCATTAAGCTTTGATGGGGTATCGAGTGCTTACGCAATTCAGGCCGGTAGAGAATTAAGGGTAATGGTAGAGAGCGGAAAAGTAAATGACGAAGTGGCTTCTCAGCTTTCTTATGACATCTCTGAAAAAATCCAGAATGAACTGACCTATCCGGGACAGGTAAAAGTGACCGTGATCAGAGAAACAAGAGCAGTGAATATTGCCAGATAA
- a CDS encoding MFS transporter yields MQELSMSSKLKYIFSIPVIISALGYFVDIYDLLLFGIVRIPSLKALGLNPDADGTFILNCQMVGLLIGGVFWGIFGDKKGRLSVLFGSILVYSLANIACGFLPYFPKEHLVYQYAALRFIAGIGLAGELGAGITLVSESLPKSLRAIGTSVVAGFGLMGAVVAQLTVELAGGWNISFIIGGVMGILLLLLRISVSESGIYKNIVHKNVSKGNFLSFFTNKDRLIRYLKCIAVGLPTWYCIGILAVLANQFAPEFGIKDLNPGKAIMWAYVGISVGDLMSGFISHALKSRKMAIFYMLIFTLVGVAIMLFGNTDTETKYYLFCVWLGFGTGYWAMFVTLAAEQFGTNIRNTATTTVPNMVRGLVPVMILAFDTLKDNFSVVESAAIVGAVVFGLAFYSALTISETHDRDLEFTE; encoded by the coding sequence ATGCAAGAACTGTCCATGTCTTCAAAGCTGAAGTACATTTTCTCTATTCCCGTTATTATTTCTGCCTTAGGCTATTTCGTCGATATCTATGACCTTTTATTATTCGGGATTGTCAGAATTCCAAGTTTAAAGGCGTTAGGACTAAACCCTGATGCAGACGGAACCTTTATTCTGAATTGTCAAATGGTTGGTCTTCTGATCGGTGGTGTCTTCTGGGGGATTTTTGGAGACAAAAAAGGAAGGTTATCCGTACTTTTCGGATCCATTTTAGTGTATTCATTAGCGAATATTGCCTGTGGTTTTTTACCCTATTTTCCAAAAGAGCATTTAGTCTATCAATACGCCGCTTTAAGGTTTATAGCCGGTATTGGGTTAGCAGGGGAGCTTGGAGCGGGAATTACACTGGTTTCTGAAAGCCTGCCGAAGAGTTTGAGAGCCATCGGGACCTCAGTAGTTGCCGGATTCGGACTGATGGGCGCCGTTGTAGCTCAGCTTACGGTAGAGCTTGCAGGAGGATGGAATATATCTTTTATCATTGGCGGGGTAATGGGAATTCTGTTGCTGTTACTCAGGATAAGTGTTTCAGAGTCGGGGATATATAAGAATATCGTGCATAAAAATGTTTCTAAAGGTAATTTTCTATCCTTTTTCACGAATAAGGATAGACTGATAAGGTATTTAAAATGCATCGCGGTGGGATTGCCAACCTGGTATTGTATCGGAATTCTGGCCGTTTTGGCCAATCAATTTGCTCCTGAATTTGGAATTAAGGATCTTAATCCCGGAAAAGCCATTATGTGGGCTTATGTAGGGATTTCTGTGGGAGATCTGATGAGTGGTTTTATCTCCCATGCTTTAAAATCCCGTAAAATGGCTATATTTTATATGTTGATATTCACTTTGGTGGGCGTCGCCATCATGCTCTTTGGCAATACCGACACAGAAACTAAATATTACTTATTTTGTGTATGGTTGGGCTTTGGAACCGGATATTGGGCTATGTTTGTTACCCTCGCAGCAGAACAGTTCGGAACCAATATCAGAAATACAGCTACAACGACCGTCCCCAATATGGTAAGGGGTCTGGTGCCGGTTATGATTCTGGCATTTGATACGCTGAAAGATAATTTTTCCGTAGTGGAAAGTGCTGCTATCGTAGGCGCCGTAGTTTTTGGCCTCGCCTTTTATTCTGCCCTTACCATCTCAGAAACCCATGACAGAGATCTGGAATTTACAGAATAG
- a CDS encoding putative sulfate exporter family transporter, giving the protein MKDLIQNEVVRKAVFIILAILCLTPFISSPIALVLGFGLAVFIGNSFEKHLHQYIHLLLQISIVGLGFGLKLDEALHAGKTGLMLTVVSIVSVMLLGFILGKVFKLERPLSYLLSAGTAICGGSAIAAVSPIIKPSTKQISLALAIVFTLNSIALFIYPAIGHLLNLSQEQFGLWCAVGIHDTSSVVGAAGKYGDEALKVATTVKLARALWIIPVSLITMFIFKNKESKVKIPWFIGYFIVAILLNTYFPVLDAFSTSITAVAKSGLNLTLFFIGSTLSIQTLKTIGCKPLLTAVLLWVSISIGSLLYIIH; this is encoded by the coding sequence ATGAAAGATCTCATTCAAAATGAAGTTGTACGAAAAGCCGTTTTTATCATACTGGCTATTTTATGCCTTACTCCCTTTATATCATCTCCAATAGCCCTGGTTCTTGGTTTTGGTCTGGCTGTCTTTATAGGAAATTCTTTTGAAAAACATTTGCATCAATATATTCATCTGCTGTTGCAGATTTCAATTGTCGGATTGGGTTTCGGACTAAAACTTGATGAGGCCCTGCATGCAGGAAAAACCGGATTGATGTTAACTGTTGTCAGTATTGTCAGCGTAATGCTTTTGGGATTCATCCTTGGAAAAGTTTTTAAGCTTGAAAGGCCTTTATCATATCTGTTATCAGCCGGAACTGCTATTTGTGGCGGGAGTGCCATCGCAGCAGTTTCTCCTATCATTAAGCCAAGTACCAAACAGATTTCACTGGCTTTAGCTATTGTTTTTACCCTAAACTCTATCGCCTTGTTTATTTACCCGGCTATCGGCCACCTTTTGAACCTTTCCCAGGAACAGTTTGGTCTCTGGTGTGCTGTGGGCATTCATGATACCAGTTCTGTAGTAGGTGCAGCCGGCAAGTATGGAGATGAGGCGTTGAAAGTGGCCACTACCGTAAAATTAGCCCGTGCTTTATGGATTATTCCGGTTTCATTGATCACGATGTTTATTTTCAAGAACAAAGAATCAAAAGTAAAAATTCCATGGTTTATCGGATATTTTATAGTGGCCATTCTGCTGAATACTTATTTTCCTGTTCTTGACGCTTTCAGTACTTCGATCACTGCTGTGGCTAAATCCGGTTTAAATCTTACTTTATTTTTCATTGGCTCTACCCTTTCCATCCAAACCTTGAAAACAATAGGATGTAAACCTTTGTTAACCGCTGTACTGCTTTGGGTCAGTATAAGTATTGGCAGCTTACTTTATATCATCCATTAA
- a CDS encoding LysR family transcriptional regulator — MFDYRLKVFHTVASRLSFTKASEELHISQPAVTKHIKEIETQLGAKLFDRKGTSIQLTQSGKILHEYAEKIRNIYRDLEFQISQVNQQHKGKLIIGASTTVAQYILPEILAKFNTYYKDIKIELLTGNTEAISALLKEEKIDLGIIEGESQSAYFDYKTFKADEIVLAAKASHPLAHKTLQTKDLYDIDMIFREQGSGTLEFIQNRLREKGININELKTVIQLGSSESIKNYLLYSDCMAFLSISTILTELKNNILTVVDIKNFSIERNFHFILPKGDQSELIALFLKFAE; from the coding sequence ATGTTCGATTACAGATTAAAAGTCTTCCATACAGTAGCATCAAGGCTAAGTTTTACAAAAGCATCAGAAGAGCTTCATATTTCACAACCGGCTGTTACAAAGCACATCAAAGAAATTGAAACTCAGCTGGGAGCCAAGCTATTTGACCGTAAGGGAACTTCTATTCAGCTGACACAAAGCGGAAAAATATTGCATGAATATGCTGAAAAAATACGGAATATTTACCGCGATCTGGAGTTTCAGATCAGCCAGGTTAATCAACAACATAAGGGAAAATTGATTATCGGAGCCAGTACAACGGTTGCACAATATATCCTTCCCGAAATCCTGGCCAAGTTCAATACTTATTATAAAGATATAAAGATCGAACTTCTTACCGGAAATACCGAAGCTATTTCTGCTCTTCTGAAGGAAGAAAAAATTGATTTGGGAATCATAGAAGGCGAATCACAATCTGCCTACTTCGACTATAAAACCTTTAAGGCAGATGAAATTGTGCTTGCTGCAAAAGCCAGTCATCCACTTGCCCACAAAACTTTACAGACCAAAGACCTGTACGATATTGATATGATTTTCCGGGAGCAAGGTTCGGGAACATTGGAGTTTATCCAAAACAGGTTAAGAGAAAAAGGAATTAACATCAATGAATTAAAAACAGTCATACAGCTTGGAAGCAGTGAAAGTATCAAAAATTACCTGCTTTACTCAGACTGCATGGCCTTTCTTTCTATCAGTACGATTCTCACCGAATTAAAAAATAATATCCTGACCGTTGTTGATATTAAAAATTTCAGCATCGAAAGAAATTTTCATTTTATCCTTCCCAAGGGTGACCAGTCCGAACTGATAGCTCTATTTTTAAAGTTTGCGGAATAA
- a CDS encoding voltage-gated chloride channel family protein, protein MSKHQRTLGKKAVFHTYFFFRKFPALPYIFKWLLISTIIGVLVGTASAGFLQSLEWATRFRENHIWLVALLPVAGFLIGLLYYYWGKDVEAGNNLLIDTIHDPQRIIPLKMAPFVYLGTIATHFFGGSAGREGTALQMAGAIADQLTKPFKLDRNERKVLIISTIAAGFGSVFGTPLAGAVFGLEVFLIGRIRYTAIFPAFASAILADWITNLWNVTHTHYHIDLIPKPEFLPIVYSILAGIVFGICAAAFSKIIHWAGAIFKSKITYPPLRPIVGGTIIALAVLIMGTTRYIGLGVPIIVESFEKQLPLYDFALKMIFTIITLSAGFKGGEVTPLFFIGATLGSALSLFIPLPFGLLAGMGFVAVFAGATNTPLACMLMGIELFGAECGVYVAIACVVSYLLSGHNSIYTKQKIGEAKNRRYESQQDRSISDFL, encoded by the coding sequence ATGTCAAAACATCAACGGACACTTGGTAAAAAAGCAGTTTTTCACACTTATTTTTTCTTCAGGAAATTTCCGGCACTGCCCTATATTTTTAAATGGCTGCTGATCAGTACTATTATCGGGGTATTGGTAGGAACAGCTTCTGCAGGATTTTTGCAATCTCTGGAATGGGCTACCCGGTTCAGAGAAAATCATATCTGGCTGGTTGCCTTGCTTCCTGTCGCCGGTTTTCTCATCGGACTTTTATATTATTATTGGGGAAAAGACGTAGAGGCGGGGAATAACCTACTGATCGATACCATTCATGATCCCCAGCGTATTATTCCATTGAAAATGGCGCCTTTCGTCTATCTTGGAACCATTGCCACTCATTTTTTTGGAGGTTCGGCAGGTCGTGAAGGTACCGCTCTTCAAATGGCCGGTGCTATTGCTGACCAACTGACAAAACCGTTTAAACTTGACAGAAACGAAAGAAAAGTATTAATTATTTCCACCATTGCTGCAGGTTTTGGCTCTGTGTTCGGAACTCCGCTCGCAGGAGCTGTGTTCGGACTTGAAGTTTTTCTGATCGGAAGAATACGATACACTGCCATTTTTCCTGCTTTTGCTTCGGCTATTCTCGCAGATTGGATCACGAATCTCTGGAATGTGACACATACACATTACCATATCGATCTTATTCCAAAACCTGAGTTTTTACCTATTGTTTACAGTATCCTGGCAGGAATTGTATTTGGAATCTGCGCAGCAGCGTTCAGTAAAATTATTCATTGGGCGGGTGCTATTTTCAAGTCTAAGATTACATATCCTCCTCTACGGCCTATTGTTGGAGGAACGATCATCGCTTTAGCGGTCCTGATCATGGGAACGACCCGATATATCGGATTAGGGGTTCCGATTATTGTGGAATCATTCGAAAAGCAGCTTCCATTATATGATTTCGCCTTAAAGATGATTTTTACCATTATCACACTTTCAGCAGGATTTAAAGGAGGGGAAGTCACACCTTTATTCTTTATCGGAGCTACTTTAGGCAGCGCATTATCATTATTTATTCCACTTCCTTTCGGTCTGCTGGCGGGAATGGGCTTTGTTGCTGTATTTGCCGGAGCCACCAATACTCCTTTGGCCTGTATGCTAATGGGGATAGAATTATTTGGAGCCGAATGCGGTGTTTATGTAGCTATCGCCTGTGTTGTTTCTTATCTTCTTTCGGGGCACAACAGTATTTACACTAAACAAAAAATTGGAGAAGCCAAGAACCGCAGATATGAAAGTCAGCAGGACAGGTCTATTTCTGATTTCTTATAG